The genomic interval CCGAGATCTCGATCGTCTGCTCGGGCTTCACGCGGGCACTCGGCACGTCGACGCGCTTCCCGTCGACCAGCACGTGGCCGTGCGAGACGAGCTGGCGAGCTTGGCGTGTGGTCAGCGCGAAGCCCAGGCGCAGCACGACGGTGTCGAGGCGGGTCTCGAGGCGGCGGATCAGTTCCTCGCCCGTGACGCCACGGCTCGCGGTGGCCTCGTCGTAGTAGCGGCGCATCTGGCTCTCACTCACGCCATAGATCGCGCGGAGCTTCTGCTTCTCGACGAGCCGCGTCTGGTACTCGGAGATGCGCTTGCGACCGCGGCCGTGCTGGCCGGGTGGGTACGGACGCTTGTTCGACGGGCAGTTGGGTCGCCCGCAGAGCGGCTCGCCCACGCGACGACAGGTGCGGTGTTTGGGTCCGATCTTGTCCATGGGTCTCCCGTGATCCTCCAGCCTG from Actinomycetota bacterium carries:
- the rpsD gene encoding 30S ribosomal protein S4 encodes the protein MDKIGPKHRTCRRVGEPLCGRPNCPSNKRPYPPGQHGRGRKRISEYQTRLVEKQKLRAIYGVSESQMRRYYDEATASRGVTGEELIRRLETRLDTVVLRLGFALTTRQARQLVSHGHVLVDGKRVDVPSARVKPEQTIEISGKAKNFVSVREAAEITTDPPPYLYRNKEQLQGTLSRQPERDEVPLPVAVEERLIVEYYS